The sequence CCATCATTGCTATGTGCCCACGGAAGAGGCCGCGgatgccgcgccgcctgtaagtggcagcggcgcagtcgAGAGAGTTTTTGTAAATGCGTTCTTCAAGGGGAAGGGTGTTCTGGATTTGCATTTTGCACTTGATGAGCTCCGCCGGGGTGAGCACCTGCGAAACGACAatgccgccggtggcgccggccaCCGACACCGCCAGGTACGGCTCCTGGTTGCACGGACCACAGTAGCCATAGGTAACTTTCTGAAACCCTTCGATAGCCGAGCGGTACGAGACAAACAAAATGGCATTCTCGCACGCCGCGCCGATCACCGGGGCGGGCAGTCCGCGGAAGAAGCCGTTCACaaccccctcctctttcgcAATGGCACGGATACACTGCAGGACGCCACCGTAGCGCTTTCCATCGTCCTGCAAGCGCACCTTGATGGTGTCCATCGGGTACTCTACCACCGTCGCACTCGCCCCGCCCAGCGAGCCGGCTAGCATTTCGCGGGCGTCATCGGCGTTCATTCGCAAAGGGAAAGGACAAAAAAAATAAGAAGATAAGGTACACAACGACGGGCCACTGGAACacgcgcagccacagcgTCGCCGAGACGCACGCCGATGCCGACACAAAGgcgtgcagagagagagaggagaggaggaggagagacaaCAACACGAGGCAAACGATAGTAAACACAAGGTGGCCCGCACAAGCGATGGAAAGGGGAACTGACAGAGCGGGAGGTCGAAGAtggagggggtggaaggGACGGGCAGGGAGGGTCCAGCTAAGGTTTGATAATACTTAATAAgacgggagggaggaggacaaAGAAAGGAGAGCCAAGAGAAAGGAAGGCGAGGCAGCGAGGAGACGATGATGGCCGTGTGCCTCCTCGCGCGTTGGTGAACCTTTTATTGGCGGCACGCGAgtcgtgtgtatgtgtgaatgcgtgtgtgtgagtgtgtgcccACTAAAGAGTGTGCAGGCTTGACTGCAGGTTGCTGTACGTTGTCTGAATGGCCGACACACGTACGAAGAGACGTGTACAcccatgcacacgcacagagagagcgagagaccaATAACGAGGTCACAAGGAAAAAGGGGGACCTCCAGGTGGCGCTCGGCACAGAGACGGTGCGGCACCGCTTACACGGCACACCAGTGCGTGTGCCGTGTGCTtaagaagagaaaaaaaaacgagaaaacAAGAGTCTTAGTAGCTTAGGAAATGCGTGGTGTGTGGTGTctcgagcagcaggagacgGGAGGGGTGTGGGGGGACAGTTAGGGCGAACAATACCCGAACAGAAGGAAACAAACAAGCAACCCTCAACGAGAGGAGGGACAACAGTCGCTGACGGCAGAGACAGACGCAGACACAGCCACTCAGGCGCAAGTATCTTAACCTACGAAGCAGACGGTTGTGTGTTGCGCATACGAACGCAGTGTGCGCGTGGTGAGACAAGTGGAGCACAAGCGATGCCACTGCTGTGCTTGTTTATTTCTCTGCCCTTCTTGGACCTGTGCGCGGGCGCGTGGACCTCTGTGTGAATGATAGCGTTGCCTGCTGTGGCGGCACacaaaacagagaagagTAGGAGACCGTCCACTCACGCGCTCTGCCTATCACTGATACGCCGTAAAGCAGCCGCCGCACATGAAGGCGAgacgcgaggaggaggggaaggcgggatgtgcgtgcgctgcaatAGACAGGTCACACTCGAGACGCACACGAATGCATACGCACACAATAGAACGGCGAAACGACCGAACCAgaacacaaagaaaaggaagacaATCTGTGATTAAGCGAGTGCGCCCGTATGCGCGCcaggggtgtgtgtgtgagcgtgtgaGCGGTGCGAATCGAGCGACCGTGAGGGTGTGCACAGGTACACGCCAAAGACCAGAGAAGTGGGCAGGGCAACAACAAGAAGGCAAACTCAGCAAGACACGCTGCGTTGGCGTTGGTTTGTTGCGTGTATCGCAGGCTCACCACGGTGGCGTCAGCGGTCACGGCCATGAGTGGGTGGACCCGAGAACGAAAAACAGGAaagacggaggagaaggcggagagaTGACGCGCTGAAGAATCGTCAGACAGAGGATGCGCAGACGCATGTGCGCACCTGCTGACCGGTGTGAATgcgaagggagaggaaggcacGTGCACCGGTCACAAGTGACGAGGGCAACACAGCGAAGGTCCGGGTTGAGGAAAGCAGAGGGCTGCAGGCACCGGAGGAGCACCAAGTGGCCCTCACTCCgccacacacgtacacacaccGCTAGAAGGGGCCGATGTAGTCCTatcctcctctgcctcgacCCCATCGGCTCGACTCGGCTCCCCACGGTGTCCATCAAAGGAGTATCACACATCTCTCGATGGGCCGGAGGGATCTACAGGTGCAATACGTTTTCCGTGTCTGGATGTGCATATTTTGGTTACGGAACGGTGGCCGTCCACCAATGTGATAGTAGGACTCCATGCACAGGCACAAACGAGCAGGCGCTTGCACACGCATAAACATGCCGTCTCCCCGCCGAtagcgcacacgcacacaccaacTGCACGCCTTATAATGTCCTGCATCGACAGGGATACGAAGACAGacctcacacacacacacacacaaccggTGCGCcaaggagcaggagaagagcgagTGAGGGCACGCggttggggggagggaggagggagacgagCAGTGTCCCGCGTCGCATTCAGTTCGGACGTGGGCGAGGGAAGTTGCGCCCTTGgtagccgccaccaccaccccgccCAGGGCCGCCACCGTGACCATGACGATTGCGACTGCTGTTGCCGTTCCCGCCGCCGTGACCTTGGTGGTGACCCGATTGTGTGCGAGCCGTCTTTGTGAACTCCGCGTACATCTCCGTCTGCGTTTGTGTGCCGTCGGTTTGCAGCACTCGCTGAAGCACcatcggcggtgccgtccgcatgcgatgctgcagccgcttcgTGTCCCGCTCGAAGCCGGCTGTGAAGAGTGACTCGGCCACATCCACCGGTGGCGCAAAGGTGAACGCGGGTGCCTCGTCGTCGGAGAACTCGTCTTCATCGTCGCTGGGTAAATCCTCGTCGTCCACCTCACTCTCGCACAGCAAGAACCCCGGGTACTCGTTCTGCAGGCTAATGCGCGGGTCCGCCGGCCGCGGGGGAGGGTTGAAGGGAGGTGCCACCTTGTCTGTGAAGCGGTGGCACATGTCAATCACGTCGCCCATCTCGATCCACGCAATGGGAAGCCGGTGAATGTTCTCGCCGAATATGCGAAACAGGTTGCCCACCGACACATCCACCGCCTTCACCTCCGCGTCCGCGACCTCCTCCACACCCTTCTTGGCCAGCCAGCAGTCTCGCACAACCCTCATCGCCTTCATGATTGGTGCAAACTGCCGCGTCGAGCCGAGGCGGAAGCGcctcactgccgccgcgcgctcgAGGCAGTCGGCGAGTGCATCGAGGTCTCCGTCGTCGCACGCCTcccgcagcgacagcacacGCTTCGCCGCGTGCGCCAGCTCTGCAATGGGGCCACGCCCCTCCGCGTCGTCCTGCAGACCCAGCGCAATCTGGGCCGTGATGCACTGGCGACAGTTGTAGTGACGCGCGAAGTTGCGGCCGCGCACCACCTTTGAGCACGCCGGGCACTGTAGTGACCTCCACGTCGCCTCATCGGCATTCTTGTCGTTCGTCAGACGCACAATCCACTGGCCGCCCTCGTTTACCAGACGGAAAGTGGGGGAGTGGATCAGCAAGAACTCGCGCACGTTGCCGAACTCCGCGACCGCCTCCCTGTTCGCCAGCGTTGAGATGCGACTCACAAGCACATCCAGCTCTACCGCGCCACCGCACGCCGCGACAGCATCCCGAATGAAGCGCACACCGAGAGGAAAGTTGCCGCGCTTCACGCCATGTTCGTCGCGCGGAAACTCCAACGGCATCTGAATGTCCGAGAAATCCGGGTACGACCCGTCGGCCCCttccgcgctgctgccgaatGTGCTCGTAcccgcgtgcgtgccggtcgcggcgctggcagtgtcctggcgcacgcgcttcagcATTTCGTGCTCCTGCTTGCGGTCCTGCTCCTCGCGGCTGCGCTCCATCATCTCACGCAGGCGCTTGCGACGCGCCTCCTGGTAGTTCTCCATGTAGCCCTCTGGTAGTGCCTGCATGAAGCCCCGCGGTGCGTTTGCGTCGGGCCGCATCTCCGGCACGACAATCTCGACGGGGCGGGATGGCGCATAGCTGCTCGACACGCTCATCGCCATTTGGCTGTCCACCGTCTTCACCTGCAGTGAGTGTTTGTGCTCAGCGGAGCGCTCAACAGCGATGGCCTTAGTCGTAAAAGCCCCATTGGTGCGGAGGGCCTTGGAATGCACTGTGAGAGCGGTGCTGCCACGCAGCTTACGCTGCGCATGCTGTTTGTTGCTGTCCTTGGCCGGCCCGCTCGCCTTCGCGTCTTCGCCGAGCTGTAGCAGGATGAGGGACACCATTGTTTGCCCAAAAGTGACCGACAGCGAGCTCTTCAAGAGGGTCGCGAAGTCTTGCCACTCGTCCGAGGTGCGCGTAGGCGCGTAGTGAGTGCACAAGTGGATCAGCATCGGGCGCAGCGCGTCACCAAAAAGTGTGTGCTGCTTTGCCAGCCGGTCCACGAGAAACCACAGCATCAGCCGCTGGGCCCCAGCCGAGGTGGACAGCGTGTTTTCAAGTGCATCGAGCAGCTCATTCACGTTGCCGAGGTGCGCCTCGCACTGCCTAGCGATAGCGGTgacctgtgcgtgtgtagtGGTGTCTGAGATGCCGGCGATGGCGTCGCACGCCCCCGAGAGGGACATGGTGCGGGGGGATATGCAAAGGAAGCAAAGAAGTAAGCCGCTCCTGTGTTGACTCGCAAACGCACGCGTCCTTGGTGGGGGTGATTCGGGTGATGCGCGGGTGTTtcttcgcggcggcgcgcacgcacagcgccagTGAGGCCGCGGTTTGATGGCGATGCGACGAGGCAAAAGCAAGGCGATACGAAGCAAAAAGGACGGGAGAAAATAGGAGCATGGAACGTCGGAGGCGCGACGCGAGGAAACGGGGCAGAGACGAACGTGGGCAGCGAGACGCTTTTCGCCATTTGCGTGAACGAGCgggagaaagaagaggagcgcCGACAACGCAGAAACGGCGAGGGTAGGGAGGACCACGACGACGCCCCTGCCACAAGAGCGATGCCTCTGCccaggagctgctggctgGCGTAGCGAGACGAGAGAACAAGCTCGTGCACACCCTTGCGTGAATGATACAGAGCGGGTAGACTGGTTGTTGTGCGCATGGGTCGTGGCCAGGGGCGCCGTGACGGCGTTAcgtgtttgtttgtttgttttggGGGTGGACAGCACTTGTGTCACAGAAGCAAGCGAGATGGTGGACGTCGATTGAAAGCACGTAATATGCGCACGTCGGAGCAAGAAAAAAGCCAAGGAGGCAGTGAAAGCGAAGacaaacaacaacgaaaaaaaaaaaagaagcaaagCAGCGAACAgcaccccttcccttttggtgtgtgtgtgtgtgtgtgtctgtctgtctgcctgtgtgcgtgccttcACCTCTCATCGACTCGCTACGGACACCACCCaatcgccaccgctgcttccTCTGCACCCTACTtttgtcctcctccacacgtGTATCTTCTCGTTGACAGCCAGCGGGGCAGGAGAGGTGGTCAGTGCACTGATGGACTTGCGTCTGCATAagtgtgtgcttgtgttcCGAGATGTGTGAAGAGGCTGTACATGAGGGAGACCGAGGGGTAAGGGAGGAGCgcacgaagagggaggaagagagcgtTGGCAAGTGCCCAATGTGGGCACATATGATGTACGGGTATCCGCAGCACCAAGAAAGCATAAAGATAACGAGACAAGGAGAGGGCCACACCGTCACctgccttcccctccctctctacgccgcctcgccctcctcacTCCTCAAGCAGCTACGGATACTCAACAAacggagagaaaagaaaccaaaaaaaaaggcaacaCTACGCACATGCAGCAGAGCGCGATGGTGATGGCAGACGGAGATGCTCCAGAAGACGAGACGACCACGGGCGTCGCAGGAGGACGTGGAATGCAGATGTCAGGTGCACCCGCAGTCCCCAGAACAAAAACGAGCAAACACAAAGATGTGTTGCAGACAGACCACCGCAACGATCCTTTAGCCCGGCAACTCCTCGCCTCTACCTCCACTCTCACCTTCCCGTCACTAgggagcagcagtggtgccgTGATGGCGCGTCTCGTGTGTATGATGATGGTGGCCCCCTCCATTGTGATGGTGACCGTCTGCCTTGTTGGTGTCGAGAAGGCACCTCAACTGAGCGAAGCGGAAGGGAAACTCCTCGGCAAAACGCCTCTGCGATGGCGACGGGTTCACCTGGACACGCTTCTGCTGAATGAGCTCCACGGCCTCGGCAAACGGCATGCCGCCGCAGGTGGTGAGGTAGCACATCGTCACCATCCAGCTTCGGCCTTTCCCGGCTTTGCAGTGCACGTAGACGGTCTGCTTGCGCTGTTTGATGCATGCCTCCAtgcgcatcaccgcctcGGCGACAGCCGCCAGGGGCGCGTTGGCCGTTGTGTCCGCCATAGGGACGTGCATGTAGTCCACCTGCGGGTTGACAAGTTTGCGCCACTCTGCCTCCTTGGCGAATTGAATGACGTTCATGCCAAACCCGTTAAGTTCCTCCTCTTCGAGGCACGCAATGACGAGCCCCAAAGTCTGGTTTCGCTCGTCTAGCTGAGCTCGAAGCTGCGACAGGTGATCACCGCTACTGCCGACCTGTGTCACGACGGGGATGGCACCGAGCACCACGTTCTCCGTGATCCAGTTCCAGTGCAAGAAGTCCGTCGTCACCCCAGTGACTCTTCCTACGTAGCCCGGCAGAGCGGTGGCCATGAGCGAGCCCCAAAAGTAGGCCGCCTTTCCCGCGCGTGAGAGGGTCGCCGACGTGCTCCATTCTCCTTCCTCCAAGGTTGTGGTACTGCCACCGTTCGCCTGTGCTCGGGTGCCtgcacgcagcagccgctttCCTTCTTCGAGGAAGGCGTGGTGTCGACGCTTTAGCTGAGACAGCTCAAGGCTCTCGGCCTCCGTCAGACTTCCCCCGCCATCGGCGCGTTGCTGGAGGAGGCCCAGCCGCGACTCCTCCTCTTGTGTAAAGGGGCGACTCTCCTCCACAGCCGACTGCATCCCGTTTCGTTGCGCCCTCACGACAAGATGatggcgggggggggggacaagGGAAGGATGGCGCCCTCAAGCGACTCGGCGGCGTGAGCTCCCGTCGCGCTCGCCGTTTCTCAGTGCAAAGGCTAAATCAGAAAAGATATGCGATTGTGTGTGTTCTAGGACACACAGTGCCCACCCAGCAGTGCAATGGTCGATGTTGGCACAAGGTGGTGCTTGAGTACACGCATGCAGCCAGATGACTGATCTGACCTGCGGTGAGGATGGGCTCAGCACAAGGTGAGAGACAAGGATGAAAGAAGCGAAAGATGATAAGCagcagtgtgtgtgtatggaaggggaagggagggttTTGCTAGCGCGAGGCATAAACACGGACGCAGAGGCAGGAGTCGATACAATCCtggagagaaggagcgcagAGCGCAGATGCACGCTGAGCGCttgagagagaaaggaagcgGTGCGAGGTCAGGGCGGAAGCACACGCTCCCGATTTCGCTCTGCCCTGTACCgcttctctcgcctctcccccccccccccgccttcCCCACCTCGAACCTCTTCCTCTAACTTTCTTTTCAACGCTTCTTGTGTGGCAGAACAAGAACTGCAGCGGCTCTTGTGCGCCATGAGGCACTGCTGTAGCTCAtttctcgctgctgcgccttcgcTTTCGCCTCTctagaggaagaggaagaggacgggCAGGTAAGTTTCTGGAGCCACCTAGGCTAAAACATACAGACAGACgcgcccttccccctcccaaAGTAAGGAGAGACCGGTGCTGAACAGTTGCACTACAAATGGCGCCGCTGTGTCAATCCACGGGGCCACGTCcgcgcacgacgccgtcCCAGCGAAACCCAGGCGCGATCCCGTACACGTTGTGGTACGGTTGACGCTCTGCTGCCGAGTGCGGCGTGTCCTCCGTCGGCGCGTACTGAGACAGCAGCTTATccgtgcagctcctctgtTTGCAGATGTAGTCAAGCGGCACAAAGAGCACATTCAGCAGCTCTGCAGAGAACAGGCCCTTGTACTCGGCAGGAACATCCTCATCCTCTTCAAAAAACAAGTGTGACTTGGGCGCAATGGCACCGCTCAGATGCCCTGCTGCCGACGCGTCCGCTGCGCTTCTCGCCACCTCAGCGGGGTCGTCAGCCTCGACGTATGTCGCTGGATCCGGTGCCCTGCCGCTCGCTAGTGTCTCCGCTACGTcgctcgctccctctccgtcttcCAGGGTGGGCACCTCGTCCGTCGGGAAGCGCGCGCTCGTGGCGTGCTGGAGAAGTGGGGAGCTCGAACGGAGTGCAACATACTCGTCTTCGTCATCCTCGCTGTCGAGGCGACGTCTCTTTGCCGGGGCACCGCTCATCGGTGCATAAGGCGAGGGTGGGCCGGTGGGACGCCTTTTTTGTGTGGGATACCTCCCTGTTACCGTGCGTGGAGACCCTGCACGCTGTGCGTCCCGTTTGCTGAGTCGCTGCCGTGGACGCGCGCGTGTACGAAGTCGCTGAGCTGATCAACACGAGGACGTAAGGCCCACATGCGCTTCCGCAGAAGCTAGCGAAGCGCACAAGAAGAGGTGAGGGGGACAAGAGGAGAAAGCGCGCAGCAGACGAGtagaagaggggggggggcgcagccgcagagaCAGAGGTGGCGTCCACAGGAAAGGGCGGTGAGTGAAGACGGAAGGTGCGTCGACCACGTGGCCGTGGCCAGCTGAGACAGTGCTACGGTAGCACACCTCCGTCCTCATCATGAGCGACAGCAGAGTACCGGCACTGACTACGAGTGCGCCTACTGAGAGGAAGCTGatgagacagagagagagagacacgcgaGCTTGGTCTTGGTACAAACGCGGTGGTAGAGGGTCGACAACGCACCAACGCAGAGCGGTACACGAGCCACTCGAAGATATGCCGAGTGAGCAAGTGCATCACCGCCATCTAAAGGAAATGACGAGGCAAGGGCTGCACAAGACAGAGAGGACGAGATGGGCACACAGACGACTTGGTCTAAGCAGCAGGGGTACGTggacgccgacgcagcaAGGGGGCGCAGTGCAGTTTATACCGCGGCTCTTCCTGCATAAACTGTTCAAAGGACTGCGCGctccgctggcggcgctgctgcagtggcgaAGGAGCCGCGTCACCGCCTCTGTCACTGTGCGCagagacgccgtcgccagcatGCGAGAAGTGCGTCGATGAGGCGTCCGGGATGGGAGACAtgcgcggtggcgacgaTCTCTGCAGCTTGACAACAGCAGGGTCATCACGGCCTTGACGGTCTACTGGTGTGGCGACGTAGCTGGAGGCATCACCGAGGTTCTGCGGCACGGACGGCTTTGTCAGGTGCCGCACAAGCTCTGCTCGGAAGCCGGACATCTCCGACTTtagctcgcgcagctgcatctCGTATGTGCGCTGCAGGCTCCGCAGAAGTTCATTGTCGTCTGACGGTGCCGCATGCGacacctcctcttcttctcgaCGCTTCATGAGGTGCTCGAGTCGCAGCCGCTGAGTGCGCTCGCTCTGCAACGCATCCAGTGCTTCACGCAGGCGATACTCTACCTCCGTGGCGCGCTCCTCCACAAAACGCAGGTCTTCCTGTTCGATCGCGCTGCTCGTGTGAGCGGCGCGGgacagcgccggcggtgccttGGCCGCCGCTCGTGCGACGTCTGCCGCACGCCGTGCCTCCTTCACAGCCGCCTTGTCAGCAATGGCCTCTCGCTCCTTTTCGCGTAACTCCGCCTCAAGATCGAGAATCCGCTGCCGGTACCTGTGCTCGCTCGCCACGTGGGCCTGAATCTCGCGTTGGTGGAACGCCACGAGCTCCGTCAGCTCCTCCACGCGTGCTTCGAGGACTGCCAAATCGCTTCGTAAAAAGCGCGCTACGTGGTCGTTTCCTTGTTGATTCGCCGTCGAATGTTTATCTTTCGGCCCCTGGCGCGACCTTTGTGCTGCTGAGTCGGAAGCACCGCTCTGTAGCGCCGCAAGTAGCCTGCTGTCAGAGGCGCCATGCCCggcacgcagcgcctcgcgcagTCTATCGTTCTCGCTGACAGCAGCATCATAGGATGAccgcatcgcctccagctccgacTGCAGCTCCCGGCTCTTTTGCTTCTGCCGTCTTACGTCCTCCCTTGTGTCGCGCAACGCCCCCGCGTACTCGCGCACCTCGGCACGTAGCTTGTCCACAGCCCGTTCCATCACCACCCGATACGTGTCAAGCTCGTACCGCGCGGCCGACCTCTCTTCCGAAGCACCACGTTGGATTGACTCGACAGGCACCGGTGCCGCGTCCACGTCCGGCTCCGCCTGCGCTGCACAGTTAGCCCCTGTGCCTCGCGAATCATCTGAAGAAGGCGCCGCCGGAGATGCAACAGCGAGGCCGGAGGCACTCTCAGTCATCCGatcctgcgcagcggcgggcgtgTCAACGAGGTCATGCTGAAAGGCGGCGCTGTGACCGGGATCACCGTGCTGAGGATTAGCCGAGGTGTCGCGAGACCCGGTCCTGAAAGAAGGCTGTGACTTTTCCCCGGGCCTTGACCTCAACGCCGCGCCAGTCATGTCGGCCCCACCATCCTCCAcagctggcagcggcgcacattCGCCGACGCGCTCAATGTCCAGGCCCACACCCGCCGTAGGTGCGGCACGGCCGCCACTCGCAGGTAGAAGAGATTCGTTCAAAACAGCGATGCGGGAACTGTACAGACGCGCAGCCGTCTGCGCCACTGCGAAAGCCTCCTGGAACGTCTCgtgctctgccgcctccagcaggcTGACAGGTGAAAAAGATGCCACCCACGCCCCCGGTTGCTGGCCTAGGAGCGTCGGCTTCAAAAGGTAGAGCAACTTGGTTGCCGTGAAGGTGAGCGTAGGTGAGCGACACTCCAccaaggccgccgccgaggagacgGCGTGGCGCGACGACTTCATGCCACGCGCGACCTCGTTTACCGTGAAGGACACGAACTGCATGGTCGTGTTCGGCAAGCCGGTCGACTCATGAAACGCAAAAATGAAACTGATGACTTGGTGCTTGAGctcggcgaaggcggcggtcatgcggtgcagcacgccgtccCAGGTGGCCTCCGAGTCCAGCACAACGTAGTGCGCGTCCTCGACCGATGTGAACTGCTCACACGTGTCCTCGAGTATGGTTGGCTGCTCATGTGCAGCATCAGCGTTCCGGTCTGGCATGATGTCGGTGAGGGTGTTGTTGTCCTCCAGCGTGACTGCGCTcacagagacagaggtgACGCCCGGAtgagcaacagcggcgcgtgcggtGCGGGCCAGAATGCCCTCTACCGGATCTAGTAGCGTGTAGCGGCGGTTGCCGGACTGGCCATCAACCACCACAACTGCCTGTGACGCACGGTCGGGCGTCAGCACTGTCGCGAGGAGAGGCTCGACGACCTGGTCGTACAACTGCGTCGAGGAGCTAGTGAACACATCGTAGTTGACCGTTTTACGCGCGCGACTGTCCACGACATCCACGATGGTGAGGCTGGTCTCAGTCCGGTATAGAGTGTAGTAACGCTCGAAGTGCTGAGTGGTGAGCGACTTGCCATGCCGCGCGGACAACTCGGACTTGTCGAactcacgcacgcagacgAGCATAGAAGAGCTGTCCCTTTCCCCAGAACGAAAACGGCTTGCCCTGCTCGTGTTGTCGAGCCGTTACGTGTATGCTctcacaggcgcacacacgacagCCGCG is a genomic window of Leishmania donovani BPK282A1 complete genome, chromosome 25 containing:
- a CDS encoding mitochondrial carrier protein, putative, which codes for MNADDAREMLAGSLGGASATVVEYPMDTIKVRLQDDGKRYGGVLQCIRAIAKEEGVVNGFFRGLPAPVIGAACENAILFVSYRSAIEGFQKVTYGYCGPCNQEPYLAVSVAGATGGIVVSQVLTPAELIKCKMQIQNTLPLEERIYKNSLDCAAATYRRRGIRGLFRGHIAMMVREAVGCGLYFLVFQSVIRPFLSEGQRFHEAPAWVHFLGGGCAGVAFWTSTYPVDAVKTKQQTMKADYLKLNFRQACTRLYKTEGMRGLFRGYSVTAVRAFPGNAILIAVYERVNALWEHSTKVTHKKMA